Part of the Falco biarmicus isolate bFalBia1 chromosome 4, bFalBia1.pri, whole genome shotgun sequence genome, AGTTTGCATAATTAGTGCTTTTATGGAGGGCCTCCTGGTTTTCTGAGCTCCTTGGTACATGAGGAGATTCTTCCTCTAAAATTGCACAAAATTGACTCATGCTATCAGAGAGTGCTTGCTATGGCTGGTGAAGAAAATCTCTTTCTACctattttattcccttttcaaCACTGTGCAAGCCCTCCTtgccctccttttcctccctcctggTTCTCTCTGAGTCTGCTAGCAGAGGGCACAGGCAGCTTGAACCCAGACTGAAGGTGATGCTGAGCTGCCACTCGTGGCACTGAGCGACTGCTCTCCCGAGCGCCTGCACAAGTCCCAGCCCAGaaggctgctcagcaccagggcACTACTTCAGGTGGCCATACGCTGCGTGGCTCAACCCCTAGCACACCTCCAACCCAACAGCAATCCCAGAACGTTTCCCAGGCGTGTTTATCTTACCTTCAGTTGAGACTCCAAAGCTGTTCTCACCTGGGTTATGTTCTGGCCCTTTTCCGGAGGCAGGAGATGAGTGCCAGAGCTCCCTGCTGCTTACCTCTCCCTGGCGTGTCCCAGCCTGCCTCAGCAGCCCTCTCACAGCTGGCTGCCATGGAACTAGCACTGGGGCACACACTGGCAGGTGCATGATCTCTCCTccggggctgcagcctgccctgctggtGTTAGATAACTGGGGAGTAAACCACAATTACAAtggtgttttcatttctgtaaccATTTGCAGGTGCAGCATTAATTAACTGTAGTTGgcattttttcctgataaaGCTGAAGTGTTTTCTCAACCCAGACATTTTCTCACTTTGTTACACGTAGGCTGTTTAAATGGAGGCGGTCAGATCAAACTAGATGGTGAATCCAACAAGGACCAGCTTCAGCAAGTTGAGAGGTTGTATGAGTCTCTTAAGACTGAAATTCCCGAGAAGAACCAGACTGTAAATGAGCTATATGAGCAGTGGCTGGGTGGCACAGACTCAGAAAAGGCTGCGAAAGCTTTGCATACAGAGTACCACGCAGTGGAGAAAACAAGCACTGGATTTAACATCAAATGGTGAAGACTGAAGCTGTGAAGCCCAGATACAGATACTTCGTGCCTTTTTAACTCGATTTTATTTATGATTCTCAAAGTTCTGTGTGATTTCTGACTCTTGTTAGGGAGGAGAAGGTAATGTGCATATAAATAGGCAGGCAATATTAATTCCTACAGCTGTATAATTATTACAGTGAtgtaaataaaaaccaaatGCTGACTTAAAACACATGTCAAAAGAAGCAGGAATGCATCCTAGCCTCTAGTCTTCAAGAACTAAATCCACATTCCCTTTACAACCCTACTCCTACCGGAACTGACGAATTTAAGGTACTGAAGGATTTGCCTTGCTAGGGACTGTAGCCTCACCGAGATGAGCTCTGTGCTGCATGACTGTATGACTCATCCAGGCATTGCTGTATTTTCACAGCACTGAGTTTTATGGCTGTTTCTGTCGGGACATCCTCATTTAGTTATAAATGGTCTAATTGAACTTTGGGTTCTGTTTGTTCCATTTCAGTGCCCCTGACTGGCTGCCCTCGAGGTGCAGCTGCAGTATCGTTGCCCCATCCGAGGGGGTGGGCAGCAAGCAGCCTGGGAGCACGTGAGATGCATCATCTCTAGGGCTGTTTTATTGCCTGCTGAAATGTGACTTGAGTGACTATTTAAGAAGAAAGTTAGAGTGAATTCCACACGCACATCCCCTTTAATTATAACCATTGTCTGTAATTGTGGGCAATTacatctctctttctctccctaaATACACAGCAGAGAGTCACAGAATTGTCACATCTACCCCATCCTCAACAGCCAGTTATTGATGAGTCACATCCTTAAATTCAGAGAACATAATTTTGTACAGTGTTTCAAGTAAGAATGCGTTGCCAGCTTACTTTCCATCAAAGAACAAAGTCCTTGGTGTCTCTGAAAGGTGCTGCTTTACAACAGTTCATAGAAGGCGGCTGTGAGAAGGAATCATTACAAGTAGTTTACCAGGACAACCCAAGGGGTTGCTAAAAGTACGTCTGGTTGAATGTAGTGTATGATGATGCCATGCCAGAAGACAGACGGATGTGAAGCAGATTTGGTCTTTTGTTCCTGGAGGTGACAGGTGCCTGCCGTGCTATCTGTATTTTTACACACAGGTGTTTTCAGAACCGGTCACAAAAACAACAGAGTGAGTAACTCTTGGTTTGGCCTGTTCCATCCCAGTATCGGTTTTTCTGGAGTAACAGTGTGTacagggagggcagcagtgggagggTTTGCAGCTGTACCTGAGCTCGAGGGGAAAGGCGCTGGCTGATGTGGAATCTCTCCTTGTGGCTGCTGAAGCTGCAAGTGAATAGGAACTTACGAACAGCATTACTGATCGCTTCAATGTTTCTCCAGTTACTGCTCTGTGAGGAAGAAGGACTGTGCAGAAAGTAGTTAAGTggatgaaaactgaaaacaaaggtgCCATATTGCTTTGTTCCTTCAGAGTAAATACAAACAGATGGAGCCGGTTACTGCATCTAGCCCAGAGTGAAACCTGGCCCAGAGCCTCATCAAAGAGCCCTCCCGCAGTTACTGCAGCCCTCGGGCTTAGGGCTGCCGGACCTGGCCTGCCCCTTGTAACGGCCGCTCTGGCAGTACTTGCCTCTGTCCCTCTCACAGCCTCCTCCACCATAAGTAAGCCAACAGTGTAaaagacttctttcttttttttaatgtttttaattaaacgCTTTACATTTTTCAGGTGTTGCTGATCGATTAGTGAATTCACAGTGTTCATAAGGCAAGAatctcctgctgcttccccctccccaccctaTGCATTTTACGAGCGAGTCAGTGAATGCCCTTTTCCATGCATAGATTTGAAACACAGTGTTACACTAAACCATAACATTTTTATCTACAGCAAGAGGTACCACTGCTAATGCAAAGTCAGTCCAATATGCTGAAGTGCAGGGACCACAAACTGTACATCAGTGCAACAGAAACACGTTCTGTTTCTGCTGAGAACATGCACATCGAGCCAGAAGCGCACAAATAAAGCTAAATTAGCTGTAGATTAAAGAGTTGGGAATCTACATTTTGTCTCTTCTCCAGTTAACCAACGTGCACATTGTTGAAGCCAACCAAGGACTCTCCGCTCAGAACACAGCAAGacctcagctcctgcaggcacTCCTGGGTGGCTGTTCTTGCTGTGGTATCAAGAACACGTTGAATTTCTCCCAGCCTTcgagctgtgtgctgctgctgtcagcatgAGCAGACTCAGTGCTAGCTCAGGGACAGACACGGGCGcgtctctgctcccaggtaacaTCTACAAACGGTACCACTACATTTAAACTAAGTAACTGAGGCAATAGTACCGAGGCAACTTGTGCAGCAGGATTAATTCCCCTCCTATGGGGGAGAGTAAATTCTAACGCTAATTtcatgaaaggcagaaaagaaaaccttaagTCTAGTTTctagcaaaggaaaaatggcCACAAACAGGGTCAGTGGCAACAGATGCAGTTCACAGGCCACACATGAAAGATCCTGAAGTCAACTCTATTCCAGTGTAAGGAACTATAACATTTGTAATCAGCACTGTTTAAACTGACAACGTATGGTAAAAGGATTATGGGACCAACTTCTCTGCGCTGCTCTTTTCATTTGAACTACGCAGAACAGGTGTAAGCTCAGCCACACCAGGGCAGCCACACACACTGTGTGCTTTGAGGTAAAGAAGAAACCAGAGACACACGACTGTCCCACAGGGAGCCGTGCCCAAGCCCAGACCTTTCAGAGGGATTTTCACAGCTATTTGCAGAGCCACCATCGAGCCctattggtttttttcactaaaaaagCAAACTACTAGTTTGTCATGCAGCTCCCCACCAcctgcaaataaaaatctttgcatgtttctcagataaaaaaaaatacagtactgcttttgctgaaactgAAGGCTGCAAGCTGAAGAGCCTCCAGAGACCCATCTGCTCCCTCCCTCTTGTTCTCATGACAAGGCAACGCGAATGTAGCTTTCAGCCAAGggttttccagtgttttttcaCCTTGGAGGTGCAGGGGGAGAAGCAATAGATGCGTAGCAGCACCTTGTTGCTGACAAACTGTCACACCTTGAAAACTATTTTACAAAGCCAGTGGGTTAGAACACGCGTTCCTCCAGGCCTGGCCCCACCTGCAGGTACTCTGCACCGCTTCAGTGGTTTGGATGCTCCCCAAAGTCAGCGACTGTGTTACAGCCCCACACGATGGTTCTATGTTGGTGTGTTATAAAAatgggggaaagggggaaaaaacacccaaaccccaCTGCAATGAGGGTTTTTCTTAGCCCAGCCCGGAGATAAGTAGGTGCTGCTGAACACCAGCCCAGACGCCAGCCCCTTGCCGGCTTCCTCGTGCATCCAAATCCCTGCGCTTCGTCCCTGCCCGCCCTCGGCGTGGGAAGGGCACGGCCGGACGGGAGCGGGCAGTGCCAGGAGGGCTCCCTGGCCAGCCCAGCCATGCGGGAGGCCAGCGGCTTCGGGGCCACACTGGTGCAAAGCGCTGTGCCAGCCAAGCCCCTGGGAAGCGCGGTGCAGCCCCCAGGTCCGGCAGgaccacaggcagcagagccccgcagcccggcgggCACGGCCGGTGGAAACAGGCTTTGCTGGGCTCCAGGCTGCGGGCAGGCGGCAGCTCCCGCACCCGCCAGCCCGAACGTCGTGGGTGTGGGTGGCCTCTCCTCCAAAACACCTGGGgaccctctgccagcagcacccacagccccgcCGGGGCGGCCTCGGCTGCCTGAGCTCGCTGAAGGCACCCATGCGCTCCCTCCCCACGGGGACAGCCCCTCGGCACAGCTCCTGCCGGGCTCGGCGCTGCAGGGAGCGAAGCAGAGCAACCTCAGAACAAGCAGGTTAAAGACAGAAACCACTTCCCAGCTGCTGAGCTCACGGGAGTTGAGCCAGAGCTGGGGGGACGCAGCCCCCACCATGACAGCGATGCTGCGTCTCGGCGGCCGCCGCGCTGCTCACTTCTTCTCCAGGAAGGGGCTGAAAAGTCCCCAGTCGAACGCGAGCATGGCCTGGGGATGGGGCCGCTCCTTGGGCTTCTTGAAGTTATCCTTCTCGGTGCGGAGGGTCCTCAGCACCTCCACCGGGTCCGTCTTGCCTGTGAACTTCTGCAAGGGCTCCTCCCTGCAAGGGGAGACCGGCTCTGCTGTGACCGCAGGGCAGAGGATGGGgaccccctccccgccgggACGGACAAGGGGGGAGTCACAGCCTCACAGCGGGGCTTGTCTGTGGGTGCCCTGTGCTGGGCGACACAGGACCCTGCGGCTGGGCACCCTGCCCTCCCTCGGGGCTTGGATTTCCCACCAGCTATGGAAGCCACTGGGAGAATGGACGAGgccagagggagaaggggagtgcagcctggcagcaggacCACCAGCCCGGGCCTGTCCACCTCCAGCAGGACCCTTTGCACCCCTCAGGTACCGGTGCTGCTTACGTGACCCGCAGGAAGGGGTTGTAGAGGAACTCCTCTTGCAGCGTCGAGGGCACTGTGGGCAAATCCTCATCATCCCGCTGCTGCCAAGGAACCAGAGAGATCCAGAACCGTGCCGGTGGCACCCAgcacctccctccaccccaccccatcagGGACACAGCCACTTACTTTGGCCCACGCAAGTTTCTTCTTCACTATTTCATTCTCCGGTTCCACCTTCAAGGCAAACTTGAGGTTTCGGACGGTGCATTCGTGGCCGCAGAACACCTTCTGCAACACCAGTGGGAAGTACCCGGTGTCAGACGTGCTCCCGGTGCCGGGTCCGACCCATCCTGGTcccgctgcagccccagccccggggacAGGCGCTGCCACCCAAGGGGTGCCAGCCTCGagccccctcctgctcctgaggtcaggctggggctgagatgggagcACCCACCGTCTCCTTCGGCAAAGCCCCCAGGATCTGGGTGAGGTTGGTGTACATCTGCTCCGCTGTCCCCTCGAAGAACTGCCCGCAGCCTCCCACAAACAGTGTGTCACCTGCGGGGAAAGGGGTCTGGACATGGAGGAGGCCCTGCACTCCCagggacagggtgctgggggggagctccccccgcccccgctgAGTGTGGCGGGGACAAGCAGCATGCAGGCAGCACGCCCTGTgccccccatcccaccgggTGCACAGCAGGGTGGTTTACCTGAGAAGAGAGCCGGCGCGTCCGGGGAGCCGTCCTCCCACATGAAGTAGCACATGTGGCCCGAGGTGTGGCAGGGGGTGAAGAGGCACCTCACCCGGATGGCCCCGAACTGCAGGGACAGAGGGTCAGGACCCCCTGGGgtcaccccagccccactgggcaggcagagcccccccaccccgcggCATCGCCTGCCCGGAGTTCAGCAGGTCACAGGCACGCCGGGGGACGGGACAGCGGTTTGGGTGGGGGCTGGGTTGCCCCCAGCTCCAACAGCATTTAGCAGGGGGACCCCACAAGAGGGTGGGGTCCCACAATGCCACCCCAAACAGGCTGGGAATGGGGTGAGattcctcctccagcccagtgccccctcccagccccagaaGGTGCCACATCGGCAACAGCCCCAGGGCATGCGGTCCCCGAGCACGGGCCCGCCAGGCACCAACGCTGTTGGCTGCCAGCACATACCACAGCATTGGGACTGCACCATCACCCACCTCAGcgccccaccagccctgcactGCGCCCGCCACGGCTGCCCCGTGGGGCAGGATCCACGCGTGGGGGCTGAGCCTTGGGTCCCCCAGACCAATGGCCACGTACCGTCAGCTCCTGGTTGTGGGTCACCTTGTGCGTCAGGGCCCCGATCCGCTCGTCGGCCCCGTACACGCGCAGGCCGGGGCAGAGCCTCGCCAGCTCCTCATTGCCCCTTGCATGGTCCCTGCACCGCAGAGGAGGGAGTGGGCACGCGGCCCCGCGTGGGGCACAGCTGGCCCTGGCCCCCCGCCCGCGCCAGCGGCACTTACCAGTGGTGGTGGGTAGTGAGGATCGCCCTGAGCACCACGTCCTCTTTCCTGATGAtttccagcagctgaaggagaCCCAGAGCAGAATGAAGTGAGCGCGAGAGAGGAGGTGACATGCACCACGGCTGCTACGGCCACtgtgcctgtcccagcgcaGGACCTGTCCCAGCGCAGGATGCATCCCGTgcggtgctgctctgcaggcaagaggcccagcagcccagggcagagAGAAGGACTCAGAACCACCGGTGGCAACGCAGCCGGACAGGGAAACGCTGCTCACACTGGGACGGCAGCATTGTATGGCCGGTGCCTTCGCAGAGTGGGCCGTGCCCGGGCAGCCAGCGTGGCCGGGGGACGGTGGCCACGCAGCCACCCTGGTGCTGGCCAGGGCgtggggctgccagccccgcaGCTCAGCCACCAGGAGGCCTTTAACGGCAACTTAAGATTCACGGCTCCAACGAACCCTCCGGCTGCTCCTGATCACGTTCCTCCGGAGGAAGGAAACGTCGGAGCCAGCAACAAACGCTGAAAACCCGCGACAGCGCTTGCACGACGTGCAGCAGCCGAGGGTGGCGAGGAGGCCACCAGACAGGGAGCCCCGGGGGTCACGGTGACGAGGGGTGACCTCGGCCGCTGCCCCCCCCGGCACGGCCGGCTCCCCCAAAAGCGGGATTTCCCACGGGTGACGCGCTCCAGAGCTCCCATCCCAGGTTATCCCCGTTCCCGACGGCTGCGCACGGGGGGCTGGACGGGGTCGGCCCAGGAAACTGGAGatgtcccccagccccggggcgggcggcagggGGGCggccacagccccccaccccgTGGGGCTGGCGGGGGGTCAGCGCTGCTGTGGGCACgcaggggcagcccccccgcgtgcgggcagccccagggacccGTCCTGGCGCTCTCACCCTCCGGGGGACCGCGGCGTCCACGGCCACGGCGTCCCGCGTGCGCTCCTCGATCACCAGGTACATGTAGTTGTCCTCCAGCACCGAGATCACCTTCACCTTCATGGTCCCGCACCGCCCGCGGGGGGCCCACGCACCGAAaccgggggcggccccggccccacgTAGCAAAGCCGGGAGGCGGCGCCGGCCCCACGCAGCCGATGACACGCCGGGGGTGTGTGCGGGGGTGTCCCCAGCGCGACCCCCGGCGCAGCCCGGCGTGCGGCGGCCGGTACCtgcggcggccccgcccccggtgcggagcggagcggggcggggcgggtCACGCTGCGCGGGGCGGGGTGACATCCCGCACGGCCCCCGGCGGCAGGGGGGGCGGCAGAGCGGGGGAATgtccccccaccaccacctgccGAGCGCCACGGAGCATCCCGCCCgcccccagccctgcgctgcCCACCCCGGGTCCCGGTCCCGCGTGGGAAACCAGCCGCTTCTCCCACTCAGGGGAGGGACGAGGCTCGGCGGACCCCGGGGGCGCTGGGGGTGTCGCCCCCACCGGCGCTGGAGCCCCCGGACACGCGGCGGTGCATGGACAAGTCCCGGCACCGGTGCCGTTCGGTGGGAGGTCACTGGGGTCCCGAGCAGGGCCCggcccacccccaccccccacagccccaggggTGCCCGAGCGTGGGGCAGGGCCGCCCGTGGGCCCCCAAGGACAAGCACAAATCCTCCCGCAAACAGTTGCAACAAGACCTTAAATCAACCCCCAGAGATCCCAAAGCGCCACCATCTCCTCCCCCCCAGGATGAGGCAGAAAGGTACTTCCAGTGGGTTGACCTCAATCGctagtacaaaaaaaaaaaaaaaagaaaaaaattgtgagatAAAGAGCCCCTCCCAGGCCATCCCACCAACGCTCTGTTTACAGCTgctatttatttgcttgtttgcaAACAGCCATCAGTACAGTCACGCTCCGTTGTAGCAGCACAGCGTCCCAAGTCAAGGAGCTAATAGTTTTGGGTACCACTTTTCCTTCCGAACTAcataaaatgtacatttttaataacaaataaagAAACGGCGCTACACCAAATCccactcctgcagctggaagggTGGTGACACCAGCAGTTACGAACTCCGGCGTGGCCTTACCGACACATTGGGGAGAGGGGAACCTGCAACCAAAATCGTTTGACTCTCTTGATAGTTTCAGCTGCAAAGCATTTGTTTGAAAGTCCCTTGTACACAAGCAGATCTGCAATATGAAGCCAAGACcaacagagaaggaaggaaatataATTAGGAGGAAGATGCACTACAGACGCAGCTGCCAAGCCCGCAAGGCTGGCTCCCACCCCACTCTGCTCACAGCTCTCGTTTACAGACACGGAGCTGCAGAACACGAAGGGCAGGAGCCGGGTGACCCACTCGCTGAAACTCCGGGTTTATTTTCCCTCAAAGTTTACCCCATTCACCCACTTCGACACACTATTCCCCGTCAGAAAAGGAGCCCAAGGGGAAGttccctccctgcagcttcCAAGGCAGCCACAGCCTGCGGTCACACAGCACCGCTCTGAGAGCAGAGATGGATTTTAGCCCCACAGACCAACCAAGAAAAAGGAACGTGCCTCGCTACTGTGGGCTCTCAGCAGGTCTGGGGTCTAAGCCCTGTTTAATTGGCAATGCACAGGCACCCTCACCATTTACATCACCCCAGCGGCCTTCCCAGCGGAGCGGCTGGACCAGGCAGcggctgcggggaggggggcggcccCCGCAGCACCCACCTCAGCCAGGCCCTCAGGCTGGAGCCTCCTGGCACAGGCCAGCGCAGCCGCCCGCTCACCGGGGAGCAGCGTCCCGCCACCAAACGCTCCATCACCGCGTTACTCACAGCAAGGTACAAAGCAGTTCTGGCTATCGGCAGCGAGGAATCTGTTGGTGGAGCCTCGCCGCTGCTCAGCTGTTAGATACGCAGTTAGACACTATGTTTTTTCTCGGGATTTCAAGCCAGCAGACAAATCCCTTCTTCATTTGTGCAGTACTAATACAAGTCACATACAGATGACACTTAAGAGCAGTAAGCAGGTACATGCAAACAGGCTGAGGTTAAGAGTAAAGGGTAGAAGCAACAGTGCAATCTCGAAGCCAGCGTGCTGCCTGGAACGGTTCCTGCAGTCCATGACGGGGAACATCAAGAGGGAAGCTGGACAGCCCCCGCGTGCCGCCCCGAGCCAGACCCCCTGCGTATGTCACGAACCAAGCCCCGGAGTGGCGGTGGCAGAGCAGGTCTGTCACGGTGAACTGCTTTTAGCGGAGCCAGAAGCAACAGACTCAGAAGCATTTAAGTAGCAGCATGAAAGAAAAGTTCAAATCTTCAGCTGGCAGCGCAGTTACTGCATTTTGTCTCTGTTAAACGAAGACATCTCGGGCCCCAGTCCCGCTGTCTGTATTCACATCGGGCTCCTACAAAAATAACAGGAGCTTTTTCCTAGACCTCAAGGTTTGacccttccccaccccaggcTCTGAGCCACATATCAACACTTGTAAAGTGATCTCCATGTGACACACGTGACAGTTTGAGAGCCAGCAATAGAAGGATAAATATTCTTCATCATAATATAAATATGCTGTAGAACATCTCAACAAGggcaaagtgctttttttttcttaattaaaacaaaataaaaacctaaataTGACTGTCTCAACCACAACAGAGGGTTCAACTCCTAAAACATCTGAATGCTCTAAATTACACTTAAATTGACATTAAAGTGATCCAGGCAGAGTGCTCAGTCCTTCGGGACTCGGAAGTTATCCTTCTCTTTTCTGATGGCCCCCATTGTTCGGATGGGGTCGGTCTCCCCAGCATGCTGCTGGACTGTCTTCTCCCTGCCAGGAGGGAACACCAGGGACAGCAAATGCACAGACTGCAAGATAAAAATCTCGGGTATGAAGCTGCAACTATCATGTTTCGCCTGCATCAAGGGGAAATGTTGCACTTAAAGATCAAAGACTCAGGGGTTTGGCACAGGCTTATCCGCTGCCTTGGTTTAAATGCTCATTGGCAGGAGGAAATTGCAAACACTCTCATGCCTTGAACAGCATCTTTTGCCGCGCCTGTCTGCCAAACTCAGCTTGATGAAGGAACATAATTACAGAATGAAGCTTGTTCCATCTCCTGAGTCAGGGACTTCACGGCAGCAGAGATGCTCACCACAACCCTTCACACGCCACAGCAGCAAGCCTCTGCCAGGACAGCAAGTACATTTTGAGGAGGGTCTTGAGGGCATCAGAACAGGAACACGTGAGGCAGGAGAGCAATATCCACTTCCAGCTCTTTCTCTGGAGACCTGCTCCTCCCCACATCCCCCCTCCAAACAGAAGGACCCATACCCACACCTCCTCCATACCTCACTCGCATGAAGGGGTTGTACGTAAACTCTTCTGCAATGGTGGAGGGTATGGTTGGCTCACCACTGTCATACTTTGCCTGTAACACAGGAGAGATTCCTGCTTCAGGAAGAATGTGGTGGTGAACAAGAAACGGCCCGTGTATGAGCCGTGCaggtgcagtgctgcagctgcctgcctgagcTGCTCCTCAGGCCAGGGCCACCGGACAGACAAGCACTGAAGGACGCACAGAGAGACCGGGAACAGAGCGGACCCTCCCAGACAGATGTGGACATCAGCCTGTCATTATACCAACAGGCTTCCAGGGAGGGTCACCCCACCACCAGCCAGCCAACCGTCCGCTTGGGACACAAACAAACCCTGTTGCCCAGCGCATCGCTGCCCTGGCCACACCACATACTGCAGCACCGGGCTCTTAACTcccttccctcagcctctctgtCTCCCCAACACGGACTCTCCTCTACCTCCATGAAAGCATCAAGTGTAGGGAAAGGATGAACCAGCTCACCTTGGCCCACGCAAGCTTTTCCTGGATAGCGACATTATTGGGTTCAACGTGTCGAGCAAACTTGAGATTGTTGATTGTGTATTCGTGACCGCAGTAAACTCTctaggaagagaaaggaagagcaaACACTGGGTAACTCTGAGGGTACAAAGGTGAGTGCCATGTACCATCACCAATGTCATGGTACAGCAG contains:
- the LOC130148948 gene encoding hydroxyacylglutathione hydrolase-like protein isoform X2, encoding MKVKVISVLEDNYMYLVIEERTRDAVAVDAAVPRRLLEIIRKEDVVLRAILTTHHHWDHARGNEELARLCPGLRVYGADERIGALTHKVTHNQELTFGAIRVRCLFTPCHTSGHMCYFMWEDGSPDAPALFSGDTLFVGGCGQFFEGTAEQMYTNLTQILGALPKETKVFCGHECTVRNLKFALKVEPENEIVKKKLAWAKRDDEDLPTVPSTLQEEFLYNPFLRVTEEPLQKFTGKTDPVEVLRTLRTEKDNFKKPKERPHPQAMLAFDWGLFSPFLEKK
- the LOC130148948 gene encoding hydroxyacylglutathione hydrolase-like protein isoform X3, with protein sequence MSPPLSRSLHSALGLLQLLEIIRKEDVVLRAILTTHHHWDHARGNEELARLCPGLRVYGADERIGALTHKVTHNQELTFGAIRVRCLFTPCHTSGHMCYFMWEDGSPDAPALFSGDTLFVGGCGQFFEGTAEQMYTNLTQILGALPKETKVFCGHECTVRNLKFALKVEPENEIVKKKLAWAKQRDDEDLPTVPSTLQEEFLYNPFLRVTEEPLQKFTGKTDPVEVLRTLRTEKDNFKKPKERPHPQAMLAFDWGLFSPFLEKK
- the LOC130148948 gene encoding hydroxyacylglutathione hydrolase-like protein isoform X1, with amino-acid sequence MKVKVISVLEDNYMYLVIEERTRDAVAVDAAVPRRLLEIIRKEDVVLRAILTTHHHWDHARGNEELARLCPGLRVYGADERIGALTHKVTHNQELTFGAIRVRCLFTPCHTSGHMCYFMWEDGSPDAPALFSGDTLFVGGCGQFFEGTAEQMYTNLTQILGALPKETKVFCGHECTVRNLKFALKVEPENEIVKKKLAWAKQRDDEDLPTVPSTLQEEFLYNPFLRVTEEPLQKFTGKTDPVEVLRTLRTEKDNFKKPKERPHPQAMLAFDWGLFSPFLEKK